Proteins from one Juglans microcarpa x Juglans regia isolate MS1-56 chromosome 1S, Jm3101_v1.0, whole genome shotgun sequence genomic window:
- the LOC121245472 gene encoding glycine-rich cell wall structural protein 2-like, producing MASSRLVAAAFLALLLADLAFAARSPKVIVGKSGGGGGGGGGGGGGGGSSGVGSGSGYGSGFGSGSGSGYGIAGGGGGGKGGGGGGGGGSGGASGSGFGSGSGSGYGSGGGTGGGGGGGGGQGGGGGGGGGSGNGNGNGSGYGSGYGSGSGYGSGGGSGGGGGGGGGGGGGGGGHDGNGSGYGSGSGYGSGYGSGEGYGGDEFP from the coding sequence ATGGCCAGCTCTAGGCTGGTTGCTGCTGCATTCTTGGCTTTGCTCCTTGCTGACCTTGCCTTTGCTGCGAGATCACCAAAGGTCATAGTTGGGAAGAGTGGAGGCGGTGGTGGAGGAGggggaggtggtggtggtggtggaggtagTTCAGGAGTTGGGTCCGGTTCAGGCTATGGTTCAGGGTTCGGGTCTGGGAGTGGTTCTGGATATGGTATTgcaggaggaggtggtggtggcaagggaggaggtggaggtggtggtggaggatcTGGGGGTGCTTCAGGGTCTGGATTTGGGTCCGGAAGCGGTTCTGGGTATGGGTCAGGTGGTGGGACTGGAGGTGGAGGAGGTGGCGGAGGCGGCCAAGgcggaggaggaggtggaggtggaggctcaggaaatggaaatggaaatggatCTGGTTATGGCTCGGGATATGGAAGTGGCAGCGGATATGGAAGTGGGGGTGGAAGTGGAGGAGGTGgcggaggaggaggtggtggtggaggaggaggaggcggcCACGACGGCAACGGTTCTGGCTATGGCTCTGGCTCTGGCTATGGTAGTGGCTATGGCTCCGGAGAAGGTTATGGGGGCGATGAATTTCCATGA
- the LOC121246953 gene encoding malate dehydrogenase [NADP], chloroplastic-like — MSVSAAMAVAELSHSFTKTHLHSSQVSFKSTRLVNYRRCAFRPFPQIRSATISCSVATTEVKAPVIEQAEDPKNKSECFGVFCLTYDLKAEEETKTWKKLINVAVSGAAGMISNHLLFKLASGEVFGPDQPIALKLLGSERSFHALEGVAMELEDSLFPLLREVSIGINPYDMFQDVEWALLIGAKPRGPGMERADLLDINGQIFAEQGRALNAVASRNVKVIVVGNPCNTNALICLKNAPKIPAKNFHALIRLDENRAKCQLALKAGVFYDKVSNVTIWGNHSTTQVPDFLNARINGMPVIEVIKLRKWLEVEFTEKVQKRGGVLIKKWGRSSAASTAVSIADAIRSLVTPTPEGDWFSSGVYTNGNPYGIAEDIVFSMPCRSKGDGDYEFVNNVIFDDYLLERITKTEAELLAEKRCVAHLIGEGIAFCDIPEDTMLPGEM, encoded by the exons ATGTCCGTCTCTGCTGCCATGGCGGTGGCAGAGCTATCACATTCATTCACCAAAACCCACTTGCATTCATCCCAAGTCTCATTCAAATCTACTCGCCTCGTCAATTACCGTCGCTGCGCTTTTCGACCGTTCCCTCAAATACGAAGCGCCACAATCTCTTGCTCTGTTGCAACAAC TGAAGTTAAAGCTCCGGTCATAGAGCAAGCTGAGGACCCCAAGAACAAGTCCGAATGCTTTGGCGTGTTCTGCCTCACGTATGATCTCAAGGCT GAAGAAGAGACAAAAACCTGGAAGAAATTGATTAATGTTGCAGTCTCAGGAGCAGCTGGGATGATATCTAACCATCTGCTTTTCAAA CTTGCATCTGGTGAGGTTTTTGGTCCTGATCAACCTATTGCTTTGAAATTATTGGGGTCTGAAAGGTCGTTCCATGCTCTTGAAG GTGTTGCTATGGAATTGGAGGATTCCTTGTTTCCTTTATTGAGGGAGGTAAGTATAGGCATTAATCCATATGATATGTTTCAAGATGTAGAATGGGCCCTTTTAATAGGAGCAAAGCCTCGAGGGCCTGGTATGGAACGAGCCGATTTGCTAGACATAAATGGCCAGATATTTGCAGAGCAG GGAAGGGCTCTCAATGCTGTTGCATCCCGTAATGTCAAAGTGATAGTTGTGGGCAACCCCTGTAACACTAA TGCATTAATCTGTTTGAAAAATGCTCCAAAAATACCAGCAAAAAACTTTCATGCTTTGATCCGGTTAGATGAGAATAGAGCAAAATGTCAG CTGGCCCTCAAGGCAGGTGTCTTCTATGATAAAGTGTCAAATGTGACCATCTGGGGAAACCACTCTACCACTCAG GTTCCGGACTTTTTAAATGCTAGAATCAATGGCATGCCGGTCATAGAAGTTATCAAGCTTCGCAAGTGGTTAGAGGTGGAGTTTACAGAAAAGGTCCAGAAG AGAGGCGgtgtgttgattaaaaaatGGGGAAGATCTTCAGCTGCATCAACTGCCGTGTCAATTGCCGATGCAATACGATCTTTAGTTACTCCCACTCCTGAGGGTGATTGGTTTTCATCTGGA GTTTACACCAACGGAAATCCTTATGGAATAGCAGAGGATATTGTTTTCAGTATGCCATGCagatcaaaa GGAGATGGTGATTATGAATTTGTCAACAATGTAATATTTGATGATTACCTTCTCGAGCGAATAACCAAG ACAGAAGCAGAACTGCTAGCTGAGAAGAGATGCGTGGCCCACCTTATAGGGGAG GGCATCGCTTTCTGTGATATACCTGAGGACACCATGCTTCCTGGGGAGATGTAA
- the LOC121246950 gene encoding NAC domain-containing protein 53-like → MGRDTETSLAPGFRFHPTDEELVRYYLKRKVSSKPFRFDPISVVDIYKSEPWDLPSKSKLKSRDLEWYFFSALDRKYGSSLRTNRATERGYWKTTGKDRPVHQNSRTVGMKKTLVYHSGRAPHGARSNWVMHEYRLVDEELEKAGIAIDTFVLCRVFQKSGTGPKNGEQYGAPFIEEEWDDDVATFMPDGDAAVDKVVVGDGATDLDQDLEISIPSEKTPCPLNFYYGETSNYDDHCGDFIEVDQKPIIVRSETFEPRHDQQVADMPEQYEMDIKPINDDYFVELNNSMNPLEVNYSLNKPYLDDIDNPLLGDGLFLESNDLLDPAESDPAGFDMLDEYLTFLNSDDDVVFDPSEIVGSEKLVSDQAPLTQKHENGGTDLVYPGSIHLSEAQGSNDASSSTQKPEATIYESDIKNPFIKRATDTMDSITAPPAFAPEFPAKDAALHFHSAAQSSSSVHVTAGMIRIRNMTSTGNGTDWLLGKNVDINLIMPYSLLQGDINSASLVAMTDLHAGKTSSVVLRSWFFLMLFWVVILSVSFKIASYICIK, encoded by the exons ATGGGCCGTGACACCGAAACCTCACTTGCCCCCGGCTTCCGATTCCACCCCACCGACGAAGAACTCGTCCGTTACTACCTCAAGCGCAAAGTCTCTTCCAAGCCTTTCCGCTTCGACCCTATCTCCGTCGTCGACATCTACAAATCCGAGCCCTGGGATCTTCCAA GCAAGTCAAAGCTGAAAAGCAGGGATTTGGAGTGGTATTTCTTCAGTGCACTGGACAGGAAGTATGGAAGTAGTTTGAGGACCAATCGGGCCACAGAGAGGGGTTATTGGAAGACCACGGGGAAGGACCGGCCGGTCCACCAAAACTCGCGCACCGTGGGGATGAAGAAGACTCTCGTTTATCACAGCGGCCGTGCCCCCCATGGCGCTCGTTCCAATTGGGTCATGCACGAGTATCGCCTCGTCGACGAGGAATTGGAGAAAGCCGGAATCGCAATA GATACGTTTGTGCTGTGTAGGGTTTTTCAGAAGAGTGGGACGGGGCCAAAGAATGGTGAGCAGTATGGGGCGCCGTTTATTGAGGAGGAATGGGATGATGATGTGGCGACTTTCATGCCCGATGGAGATGCCGCAGTTGACAAAGTGGTAGTTGGTGATGGTGCAACTGACCTTGATCAG GATCTTGAGATTAGCATTCCATCCGAAAAAACTCCCTGTCCTTTGAACTTTTATTATGGGGAGACAAGCAACTATGATGACCATTGTGGGGATTTCATTGAAGTTGATCAAAAGCCTATCATAGTTCGTAGTGAAACTTTTGAGCCACGTCATGACCAGCAGGTGGCTGATATGCCAGAGCAATATGAGATGGACATAAAACCAATCAATGATGACTATTTTGTTGAATTAAACAATAGCATGAATCCACTGGAAGTCAATTACTCCCTCAACAAACCCTACTTGGATGACATTGATAATCCTCTGTTGGGTGATGGATTATTCCTTGAATCTAATGATCTTTTAGATCCTGCTGAGTCTGATCCTGCAGGTTTTGACATGCTGGATGAGTACCTGACATTCCTTAATTCAGATGATGACGTAGTTTTTGATCCATCTGAAATTGTGGGGAGTGAGAAGCTGGTGTCTGATCAAGCACCCCTCACACAGAAG CATGAGAATGGAGGAACTGACCTAGTGTACCCAGGAAGTATACATCTGTCAGAGGCACAGGGGAGCAATGATGCATCCTCTTCAACGCAGAAGCCAGAGGCCACTATATATGAGTCAG ACATTAAGAATCCATTCATCAAACGGGCCACTGACACGATGGACAGCATCACTGCTCCTCCCGCCTTTGCCCCAGAGTTCCCTGCAAAAGATGCAGCTCTTCACTTCCATTCTGCTGCACAATCTTCCAGCTCCGTTCATGTCACTGCTGGTATGATCAGAATAAGAAACATGACTTCAACTGGAAATGGGACAGACTGGTTGCTTGGCAAGAATGTTGACATCAACCTCATAATGCCCTACTCGCTCCTGCAAGGTGACATTAATTCTGCTTCTTTGGTGGCAATGACCGACTTACATGCTGGCAAGACATCATCCGTAGTCTTACGGAGCTGGTTCTTCTTGATGTTGTTTTGGGTCGTGATTCTTTCTGTGAGCTTCAAAATTGCAAGCTACATTTGCATCAAGTAA
- the LOC121246951 gene encoding NAC domain containing protein 50-like, which yields MGRDTLALPATPSTAPTALAPGFRFHPTDEELVIYYLKRKVDGKPFRINAISEVDIYKSEPWDLADKSGLKTRDQEWYFFSALDKKYGNGARMNRATSEGYWKATGKDRLVHHGSRKVGLKKTLVFHNGRAPGGMRTNWVMHEYRLADEELKKAQDAYVLCRVFLKKNIGPPNSHRYAPFIEEDWDDGTPAFLSGKEARNELVAGHDARAEGDDHDARVEGDDHDARAEGHDHDARAEEASHDACAEKAGHGAFVEGNGHCAFVENNYDECVENCQDSFVEGNSVEQDTQSINEAPLRANEVPRDSQNALVVCKCEKTDDCRLPYMDNQRPFPLIKYKRRRHYELNSNHSNPSETSPRMSQDHGSSTTTTAATTLMTTTSTTTTTTATTRNFLSALVEYSLLESFEPKDSLSVSPEFDPASLDSSVPPSCLKFIQDLQNEIHKISVERETLKFEMMSAQTMINILQSRIDLLNKENEDLRKSNRDVK from the exons ATGGGCCGTGACACGCTGGCACTACCAGCAACACCCTCAACAGCGCCGACTGCGCTGGCACCGGGCTTCAGATTTCATCCGACAGACGAGGAGTTGGTCATATACTACCTGAAACGCAAGGTCGACGGCAAACCCTTCCGAATCAATGCCATATCCGAGGTCGATATCTACAAAAGCGAGCCTTGGGACCTAGCAG ATAAGTCGGGTTTGAAGACCAGGGATCAAGAGTGGTACTTTTTTAGTGCATTAGATAAGAAGTATGGCAATGGGGCGAGAATGAACAGGGCTACAAGCGAAGGTTACTGGAAGGCGACGGGGAAGGACCGTCTGGTCCATCACGGATCTAGGAAGGTCGGGCTGAAGAAAACTTTGGTTTTTCACAATGGGCGAGCTCCCGGTGGGATGAGGACCAATTGGGTAATGCATGAGTACAGGCTTGCTGATGAAGAACTGAAGAAAGCTCAG GATGCGTATGTGCTGTGTAGagtttttcttaagaaaaatataggGCCACCAAATAGCCATCGATATGCACCTTTTATTGAAGAGGACTGGGATGATGGTACACCAGCTTTTCTTTCGGGGAAAGAAGCCAGAAATGAATTGGTAGCTGGCCACGATGCACGTGCTGAAGGGGATGACCACGATGCACGTGTGGAAGGGGATGACCATGATGCACGTGCTGAAGGGCATGACCACGATGCACGTGCTGAAGAGGCAAGCCATGATGCATGTGCTGAAAAAGCTGGCCATGGTGCATTTGTTGAAGGGAATGGCCATTGTGCATTTGTCGAGAATAATTATGATGAATGTGTTGAGAACTGTCAGGATTCATTTGTTGAAGGGAATAGCGTTGAACAG GATACTCAGTCCATTAATGAGGCTCCTCTTAGGGCTAATGAAGTCCCAAGGGACTCTCAAAATGCTTTGGTCGTCTGCAAGTGTGAGAAAACTGATGATTGTCGTTTGCCCTACATGGATAATCAAAGACCCTTCCCCCTGATCAAATATAAAAGAAGGCGTCATTACGAACTGAATTCTAACCATTCAAATCCTTCAGAGACATCACCTAGGATGAGTCAGGATCATGGTTCCTCTACAACCACCACCGCAGCAACAACATTGATGACAACAAcaagcaccaccaccaccaccacagcAACTACAAGAAATTTTCTTTCTGCACTGGTGGAATATTCACTGTTAGAATCTTTTGAACCCAAAGATAGTCTTTCAGTTTCTCCTGAATTTGATCCTGCTAGTCTCGATTCATCCGTGCCTCCTAGCTGCTTGAAATTTATACAAGATTTGCAAAATGAGATTCATAAAATTTCAGTAGAGAGGGAGACATTGAAGTTTGAAATGATGAGTGCCCAAACCATGATTAACATTCTTCAATCTCGAATCGATCTTCTGAAcaaggaaaatgaagatttgAGGAAGAGTAACCGGGATGTCAAGTGA
- the LOC121246954 gene encoding ras-related protein RABC2a-like isoform X1 — translation MGSPSKGRNNSYDYSFKILLIGDSGVGKSSLLLSFISNFVHDLSPTVGVDFKVKQLTIGGKRLKLTIWDTAGQERFGTVTSSYYRGAHGIILVYDVTRRETFTNLLDIWAKEVQLYSTNHECIKILLGNKVDRENERAVTREEGLALAQEHKCLFLECSAKTKENVHQCFKDLTLKILEVPNFLENGSTVVKKQILEQKQVDPTPRSGGCCS, via the exons ATGGGCTCTCCTTCAAAAGGAAGGAATAACAGTTATGATTACTCATTCAAGATTCTGTTGATCGGTGATTCTGGTGTTGGCAAGAGCAGCCTTCTTCTCAGTTTTATCTCCAACTTTGTTCATGATCTGTCCCCCACCGTTG GTGTGGATTTTAAGGTAAAGCAGCTCACTATTGGTGGCAAAAGATTGAAGCTTACAATTTGGGACACGG CTGGGCAGGAAAGGTTTGGAACAGTAACGAGCTCTTACTACAGAGGTGCTCATGGAATTATTCTTG TGTATGATGTGACTCGGCGCGAAACCTTCACAAACCTGCTGGATATATGGGCAAAGGAAGTACAGCTCTACTCCACTAATCATGAGTGTATCAAAATTCTTCTTGGGAATAAAGTCGATAGG GAGAATGAGAGGGCTGTAACGAGAGAAGAGGGGTTGGCTCTTGCTCAGGAACATAAATGTTTGTTTCTTGAATGTAGTGCTAAAACTAAAGAGAATGTCCACCAATGCTTTAAAGATCTTACATTGAAG ATACTTGAGGTTCcgaattttttggaaaatggatCCACAGTAGTGAAGAAACAGATTTTAGAACAGAAGCAGGTAGACCCAACTCCTCGTAGTGGTGGATGCTGCTCCTGA
- the LOC121246954 gene encoding ras-related protein RABC2a-like isoform X2 translates to MICPPPLVPLCVDFKVKQLTIGGKRLKLTIWDTAGQERFGTVTSSYYRGAHGIILVYDVTRRETFTNLLDIWAKEVQLYSTNHECIKILLGNKVDRENERAVTREEGLALAQEHKCLFLECSAKTKENVHQCFKDLTLKILEVPNFLENGSTVVKKQILEQKQVDPTPRSGGCCS, encoded by the exons ATGATCTGTCCCCCACCGTTGGTACCTCttt GTGTGGATTTTAAGGTAAAGCAGCTCACTATTGGTGGCAAAAGATTGAAGCTTACAATTTGGGACACGG CTGGGCAGGAAAGGTTTGGAACAGTAACGAGCTCTTACTACAGAGGTGCTCATGGAATTATTCTTG TGTATGATGTGACTCGGCGCGAAACCTTCACAAACCTGCTGGATATATGGGCAAAGGAAGTACAGCTCTACTCCACTAATCATGAGTGTATCAAAATTCTTCTTGGGAATAAAGTCGATAGG GAGAATGAGAGGGCTGTAACGAGAGAAGAGGGGTTGGCTCTTGCTCAGGAACATAAATGTTTGTTTCTTGAATGTAGTGCTAAAACTAAAGAGAATGTCCACCAATGCTTTAAAGATCTTACATTGAAG ATACTTGAGGTTCcgaattttttggaaaatggatCCACAGTAGTGAAGAAACAGATTTTAGAACAGAAGCAGGTAGACCCAACTCCTCGTAGTGGTGGATGCTGCTCCTGA
- the LOC121247477 gene encoding zinc finger protein ZAT5-like, whose protein sequence is MASRGRKLNKDWESNSLLLLFYWVAFFTSNPSSSLYKNITYTTQPPTLSLSLASSSTPKKHLFLSLFEATSIDLFGFVVAAVVVEHGGSRRSYRHGGSKENTHIVKGKRTKRQRPQSPIPFAMISTVNSPTGEGGGTGAGGGLDGEKNCNIDTINDDNTSFSPATSTELLQDSTTEEEEDMANCLILLAQGQTRPETPRQVEVDHGGGGSGGGDAYKFNSRRFLEAAANGTGKAGYYVYECKTCKRTFPSFQALGGHRASHKKPKAMAAAEERERSSKQFLLSSDDDQEAQSKKNDLISSLSLQLSSSSRGLGSNNNRSKVHECSVCGAEFTSGQALGGHMRRHRAPNMGTNTTLSFTSPSLALEPDHHHDQETKKPRQMLSLDLDLNLPAPEDDHREPKFPFATKQHQQKQQQQPQQQQQPLVFSARTLVDCHY, encoded by the exons ATGG CTTCTAGAGGTAGGAAACTTAACAAGGATTGGGAGAGTAATTCGCTGTTACTGTTATTCTATTGGGTGGCTTTTTTCACTTCAAACCCTTCCTCTTCACTATATAAAAACATTACGTACACAACACAaccccccactctctctctctctctcgcttcctCCTCTACCCCAAAAAaacatctctttctttctctctttgagGCTACCTCGATTGATCTCTTTGGGTTTGTGGTTGCGGCGGTGGTGGTGGAACATGGAGGCTCAAGAAGAAGTTATCGTCATGGGGGGTCTAAGGAGAATACCCACATCGTCAAAGGGAAGCGCACCAAGCGCCAGAGGCCTCAATCACCTATCCCTTTTGCCATGATCAGTACTGTTAATTCACCGACCGGAGAAGGAGGCGGTACTGGCGCTGGTGGAGGTCTCGATGGTGAAAAGAACTGCAATATTGATACCATTAACGATGACAACACCAGCTTCTCGCCGGCCACTTCCACTGAATTACTACAAGATAGCACTACCGAGGAAGAAGAGGACATGGCCAATTGCCTAATCCTTCTTGCTCAAGGTCAGACCCGGCCTGAGACCCCAAGACAAGTCGAAGTAGATCACGGTGGTggtggtagtggtggtggtgatgcTTATAAGTTTAATAGTCGAAGATTCTTAGAAGCAGCAGCAAACGGCACGGGCAAGGCCGGGTATTATGTCTACGAGTGCAAGACTTGCAAGCGGACTTTCCCTTCCTTCCAAGCGCTAGGTGGGCACAGGGCTAGTCACAAGAAGCCCAAGGCAATGGCAGCCGCGGAGGAAAGGGAAAGGTCATCGAAGCAGTTCTTGTTGTCGTCGGATGATGATCAAGAAGCGCAGTCCAAGAAGAACGATCTCATCTCTTCTCTGTCTCTCCAATTGAGCAGTAGTAGTAGAGGTTTGGGTAGCAATAATAACAGGTCTAAGGTTCACGAGTGCTCCGTTTGTGGGGCGGAATTCACGTCCGGCCAGGCCTTAGGCGGCCATATGAGACGGCACAGGGCGCCTAATATGGGAACCAATACCACTTTGTCCTTTACTTCTCCATCATTGGCGTTGGAgcctgatcatcatcatgatcaagAAACCAAGAAGCCAAGACAGATGCTTTCCTTGGATTTGGATCTCAACCTTCCGGCCCCAGAAGATGATCACCGAGAACCCAAATTCCCTTTTGCAACAAAACAGCATCAGCAAAAGCAACAGCAACAACCACAACAACAGCAACAACCTCTTGTCTTCTCCGCTCGGACTTTGGTGGATTGTCACTACTAA
- the LOC121244524 gene encoding uncharacterized protein LOC121244524: protein MEVQCSPLGWEFCYQDDRGVEELRHSLLYTTLELETTLVAAKEEITRREYELIHLKDLLSRTIKERDEAQARCHKLMLEKLVLQQQQQLLEEQQLAASNIEDESKGTDSSKHSISSDCHGNIMSSPETDPISQPLPQAALQLVSEKPLPEKGKLLQAVIEAGPLLQNLLLAGPLPRWQHPPPQLNSIEIPPVSISSPSPRLARQDSCISFNGCFNNISNAL from the exons ATGGAGGTTCAATGCAGTCCTCTTGGATGGGAATTCTGCTACCAAGATGATCGG GGAGTTGAAGAGTTAAGACATTCTCTCTTGTACACAACCTTGGAGTTAGAGACAACACTTGTAGCAGCTAAGGAGGAGATCACAAGAAGAGAATATGAACTGATCCATCTCAAAGATCTTTTGAGCAGGACCATCAAAGAGAGAGATGAAGCGCAGGCAAGATGCCATAAGCTAATGTTGGAGAAACTCGTGCTCCAACAGCAGCAGCAACTACTAGAAGAGCAGCAACTAGCTGCTTCAAACATTGAAGATGAATCAAAAGGCACCGACTCTAGCAAGCATTCTATCTCTTCTGACTGCCATGGAAACATCATGTCCTCTCCGGAAACTGACCCAATTTCACAACCGCTGCCACAAGCCGCCTTGCAATTAGTATCTGAGAAGCCATTGCCAGAAAAAGGGAAGCTCCTGCAGGCAGTGATAGAAGCTGGACCACTCCTGCAAAACCTCCTCCTGGCCGGACCACTCCCTCGGTGGCAGCACCCACCTCCCCAACTTAACTCCATTGAGATTCCACCAGTGTCTATCTCTTCCCCATCACCACGTCTTGCACGCCAAGATTCTTGCATTAGTTTCAATGGTTGTTTTAATAACATATCTAATGCTCTGTGA